A single region of the Streptomyces sp. NBC_01381 genome encodes:
- a CDS encoding FAD-binding oxidoreductase: MTISNEASRLAGALSRAVAGPVLQPDDTGFADELASFQLGLRHRPDLVVGARDADDVRAVVRFAGENGVPLTVHSTGHGMCLAADGGIVLTVRRLNGVVVDPIDRTARVEGGTTWGDVAAAAAPHGLVPPSGSMASVGAVGYTFGGGISLLGRSDGWASDFVRSFTVVTADGEERQVDENDTETFARLRGTGPLPGEVVTAMTIRLLPEGALQGGGLTFDIGASDAEGDSAVLHAFREWTAGAPDEITSTLRVMAFPDGDFLPPPLRGRRIARVAIAMRGTAEDADRLVAPLRKAAQTIEDTLAPMPFTESARVHAEPDTPGPYIGENVLIDTLDPTALETLARPNGHTMVIMNIRHLGGALSRTPVVPDTVRGRNARYLVAAVSPVDPEVSVSDPSAAHEQASPAWALEPFVPAQVGVSPGFTVGPRGKN, from the coding sequence ATGACTATCTCGAACGAAGCATCCCGCCTGGCCGGAGCGCTGAGCCGCGCCGTGGCAGGACCGGTGCTGCAGCCCGACGACACGGGATTCGCCGATGAGTTGGCGAGTTTCCAGCTCGGTCTGCGACACCGTCCCGACCTCGTGGTCGGGGCGCGGGATGCCGACGACGTCCGGGCCGTCGTGCGCTTCGCCGGCGAGAACGGGGTTCCGCTCACCGTGCACAGCACCGGACACGGGATGTGCCTGGCCGCCGACGGCGGGATCGTGCTGACGGTGCGTCGGCTGAACGGTGTCGTGGTCGACCCCATCGACCGCACCGCCCGCGTCGAGGGCGGCACGACCTGGGGCGATGTCGCGGCGGCCGCCGCGCCGCACGGCCTGGTGCCGCCCAGCGGCAGCATGGCGAGCGTCGGTGCCGTCGGCTACACCTTCGGAGGCGGGATCAGCCTGCTCGGCCGGTCGGACGGCTGGGCAAGCGACTTCGTCCGTTCGTTCACGGTCGTGACCGCGGACGGCGAGGAGCGCCAGGTCGACGAGAACGACACCGAGACCTTCGCCCGGCTGCGCGGCACCGGACCCCTTCCGGGCGAGGTCGTCACCGCGATGACCATCCGCCTGCTGCCCGAAGGCGCCCTGCAGGGCGGTGGATTGACCTTCGACATCGGGGCGTCGGACGCCGAGGGCGACTCCGCGGTGCTCCACGCGTTCCGCGAGTGGACGGCCGGCGCGCCCGACGAAATCACCTCCACGCTGCGGGTGATGGCCTTCCCCGACGGCGACTTCCTGCCCCCGCCGCTGCGTGGCCGGCGCATCGCACGCGTCGCGATCGCGATGCGCGGCACGGCCGAGGACGCCGACCGTCTGGTCGCTCCGCTGCGCAAGGCGGCGCAGACGATCGAGGACACCCTGGCCCCGATGCCGTTCACCGAGTCGGCCCGCGTGCACGCCGAACCGGACACCCCTGGCCCGTACATCGGCGAGAACGTCCTGATCGACACGCTCGACCCGACCGCGCTCGAAACCCTGGCGCGGCCGAACGGCCACACCATGGTGATCATGAACATCCGTCACCTCGGCGGTGCGCTCTCCCGCACGCCTGTGGTCCCGGACACCGTGCGCGGCCGCAACGCCCGCTACCTCGTCGCCGCCGTGTCCCCGGTGGACCCGGAGGTGTCGGTGTCGGACCCGTCCGCCGCCCACGAACAGGCAAGCCCCGCATGGGCACTTGAACCGTTCGTCCCCGCACAGGTCGGCGTCAGCCCGGGCTTCACCGTCGGGCCGCGCGGCAAGAACTGA
- a CDS encoding HAD family hydrolase → MTQATAREPRQIDTVLFDLDGTLVDTLSDIEEVVNRALGEHRLPALTRSEVSERVGEGGTALVEASMRKSRRDHDPALVARVYQAYLAGDARQPAARARLYPGAEDLLRRLRAAGVRVALCTNKSRHVTAPLLAAVGLDTCFDAVVTGDGPERRKPAPDPLLSALRLVGGSSTLMVGDSVYDLRAAQAAGMPVAWVRFGYGTHHGAAPPDLELDGLDDLETAARAAGIHVRAT, encoded by the coding sequence ATGACGCAGGCGACGGCACGAGAGCCGCGACAGATCGACACCGTCCTCTTCGACCTCGACGGCACGTTGGTGGACACCCTCAGCGACATCGAGGAGGTCGTCAATCGCGCACTGGGCGAACACCGGCTCCCCGCCCTGACCCGCTCCGAGGTGAGCGAACGGGTCGGTGAGGGCGGGACCGCGCTCGTCGAGGCGTCGATGCGCAAGAGCCGGCGCGACCACGACCCCGCGCTGGTGGCGCGCGTGTACCAGGCCTACCTCGCCGGGGACGCGCGTCAACCGGCCGCCAGGGCGCGCCTGTACCCGGGCGCCGAGGACCTCCTGCGCCGGCTGCGCGCGGCCGGCGTCCGGGTCGCGCTGTGCACCAACAAGTCCCGCCACGTGACGGCGCCGCTCCTCGCGGCGGTGGGCCTCGACACCTGCTTCGACGCGGTGGTGACCGGCGACGGTCCCGAGCGCCGCAAGCCCGCCCCCGACCCGCTGCTCAGCGCGCTGCGGCTGGTCGGCGGCTCGTCCACGCTGATGGTCGGCGACAGCGTCTACGACCTGCGCGCCGCACAGGCCGCGGGCATGCCCGTCGCCTGGGTCCGGTTCGGCTACGGCACGCACCACGGTGCCGCACCGCCGGACCTGGAACTCGACGGCCTCGACGACCTGGAGACGGCCGCGCGAGCGGCCGGCATCCATGTCCGGGCCACCTGA
- a CDS encoding lytic polysaccharide monooxygenase auxiliary activity family 9 protein gives MDRKRKTAAAIGAGLAPVLALTLPTGSASAHGYVNAPASRQAQCAAGTVACGEIKYEPQSVEGPKGLRSCSGGNARFAELDDDSKGWRVSDVSRTQTFTWTFTARHRTANYEYFVDGTKVATIDGGNQQPPATVSHQVNLGSATGRHKVLAVWNIGDTSNAFYACIDVNIR, from the coding sequence ATGGACAGAAAGCGGAAGACCGCCGCCGCGATCGGCGCGGGCCTGGCACCGGTCCTCGCCCTCACCCTGCCGACCGGTTCGGCCAGCGCGCACGGGTACGTGAACGCGCCGGCGAGCCGTCAGGCGCAGTGCGCCGCGGGCACGGTGGCGTGCGGCGAGATCAAGTACGAACCGCAGAGCGTCGAGGGGCCCAAGGGGCTGCGCAGCTGCAGCGGCGGCAACGCCAGGTTCGCGGAGCTCGACGACGACAGCAAGGGCTGGCGGGTCAGCGACGTCAGCAGGACGCAGACCTTCACCTGGACGTTCACCGCGCGGCACCGCACCGCGAACTACGAGTACTTCGTCGACGGCACGAAGGTCGCCACCATCGACGGCGGCAACCAGCAGCCTCCCGCCACCGTCTCCCACCAGGTCAATCTGGGCAGCGCGACCGGCAGGCACAAGGTGCTCGCCGTGTGGAACATCGGCGACACGTCGAACGCCTTCTACGCCTGCATCGACGTCAACATCCGCTAG
- a CDS encoding dihydrodipicolinate reductase has protein sequence MISTVVWGTGNVGRAAIRAVDAHPALKLTAVLVHDPGKVGRDAGELGDIGIELGLAATDDIEAVLAAGPRAVVYAASGDIRPDEALADVCRAIRAGAVVVTPALYALYDHRSAPPELRDPVLAAIADGGGSLFVSGVDPGWANDVLPLLVSGLGSTVDAIRCQEIFDYSTYDQPESVRYLVGMGQPMDYEPLMLAPTVPTMVWGGQLRLMARALGAELDEIRESLERRALDATVRTRTMGEFAAGTQGAVRFEVQGIVDGVPRIVIEHITRIHPSCAPDWPAPPDGSGVHRVIIEGRPRIEVSVEAADEGENRSAGGNATAVGRLVNAVDWLADAEPGLYDALDVPLRPAAGKLGGSDLKRSRP, from the coding sequence ATGATTTCCACGGTGGTCTGGGGTACCGGCAACGTCGGCCGCGCGGCCATCCGTGCCGTCGACGCCCATCCCGCGCTGAAGCTCACGGCCGTCCTTGTCCACGATCCCGGCAAGGTCGGCCGCGACGCGGGCGAACTGGGCGACATCGGCATCGAGTTGGGCCTCGCCGCGACCGACGACATAGAAGCGGTGCTCGCCGCGGGCCCCCGCGCCGTCGTCTACGCGGCGTCGGGCGACATCCGCCCCGACGAAGCGCTCGCCGACGTCTGCAGAGCGATCCGGGCCGGCGCGGTGGTCGTCACGCCGGCGCTCTACGCCCTCTACGACCACCGCAGCGCCCCGCCCGAGCTGCGGGACCCGGTGCTCGCCGCCATCGCGGACGGCGGCGGCTCCCTGTTCGTCTCCGGCGTCGACCCAGGCTGGGCCAACGACGTACTGCCCCTCCTTGTCAGCGGGCTCGGCAGCACCGTCGACGCGATCCGCTGCCAGGAGATCTTCGATTACTCCACCTACGACCAGCCCGAATCGGTCCGCTACCTGGTCGGCATGGGCCAGCCCATGGACTACGAACCGCTGATGCTCGCGCCCACCGTCCCGACGATGGTGTGGGGCGGGCAGCTGCGGCTGATGGCCAGGGCGCTCGGCGCCGAACTCGACGAGATCCGCGAGTCGTTGGAGCGCCGCGCGCTCGACGCCACGGTACGGACCCGGACGATGGGCGAGTTCGCGGCGGGCACCCAGGGCGCGGTCCGCTTCGAGGTGCAGGGCATCGTCGACGGCGTACCCCGCATCGTCATCGAGCACATCACCCGCATCCACCCCTCCTGCGCACCGGACTGGCCCGCACCGCCGGACGGTTCCGGCGTCCACCGGGTGATCATCGAGGGCCGCCCGCGCATCGAGGTCTCGGTCGAGGCCGCCGACGAGGGCGAGAACCGGTCAGCGGGCGGCAACGCCACCGCGGTCGGCCGCCTGGTGAACGCCGTCGACTGGCTGGCGGACGCGGAACCCGGCCTGTACGACGCACTCGACGTACCGCTGCGCCCCGCGGCGGGCAAGCTCGGCGGCAGCGACCTCAAGAGGAGCAGGCCATGA